Proteins encoded in a region of the Pseudomonas shahriarae genome:
- a CDS encoding glutathione S-transferase family protein, translating into MKLVGMLDSPYVRRVAIALDLYGVDFEQQSLSVFSTFDEFARINPVVKAPTLVLDDGTVLMDSSLILDYFETLAPADKKLLPQTAAARARDLQVIGLALAACDKSVQIYYEHNLRPAEKLHAPWLDRVTGQLLAAYSGLEKLLANAPGEPLTQASLSVAVAWSFSQYAVPSVVKADDFPNLQRHAQLAEQHPAFGKYPIE; encoded by the coding sequence ATGAAACTGGTTGGCATGCTGGACTCGCCGTATGTACGCCGCGTGGCGATTGCCCTGGATCTGTATGGGGTGGACTTTGAGCAGCAATCCCTCTCGGTGTTCAGCACCTTCGACGAATTCGCCAGGATCAACCCGGTGGTCAAGGCCCCGACCCTGGTGCTGGACGACGGGACGGTGCTGATGGACTCCAGCCTGATCCTGGATTATTTCGAAACCTTGGCACCAGCCGATAAAAAACTCTTGCCCCAAACTGCTGCGGCCCGTGCACGGGACCTGCAAGTGATCGGCCTGGCATTGGCCGCCTGTGACAAGAGCGTGCAGATTTACTACGAGCACAACCTGCGGCCCGCAGAGAAGCTGCATGCACCATGGCTCGATCGAGTAACCGGGCAACTGCTGGCGGCCTATTCGGGCCTGGAAAAACTCTTGGCCAACGCTCCAGGCGAGCCCTTGACCCAGGCGTCGTTGAGCGTCGCGGTGGCGTGGTCCTTTAGCCAGTACGCGGTGCCCTCGGTGGTCAAGGCCGATGACTTTCCCAACCTGCAACGCCACGCCCAGTTGGCCGAGCAACACCCGGCATTCGGCAAATACCCTATCGAATAG
- a CDS encoding TonB-dependent receptor: protein MISPASVLRTRTLGLLLLSLQPLYSTAVFAQAERQPYSIEAGPLDQALSRFGVQAGISMAGSSTLTAGKRSNGLHGDFSTEAGLAKLLAGTGLSFQRQADGSFELHPATSAVVLPSQKVTGDDLEKKAVYTEPRSLVYISNEEVRRFGVISAGDLLKGQPGVQVGDSRNGGGLDVNIRGIQGQSRVAVTVDGSQQALDVYRGYAGTQQRSYIDPDLISDVSIDKGPSLTSSAIGGTVAIRTLGVDDILRDGKNVGLRLKGDLWNNGVEPASRNSHSTTEDLYSEPHQNRGGLFGSDSESGSAAFAYTHDLFDVVAAYAHRNQGNYFSGKHGQDRYRTFDRYGQENMTVATTYNAGEEVLNSSAETESILLKTTLRPADDHTFDFGYIRYDGRIGEIMPSDIFRFGTGGIYQYPRGSTKIDTYTARYHYLPTGNMLVDLTTSLWMTDAKTSQLTSVLAPKSQAYRSDRNWTRQDDRRIGGELANTSRFDTHYGDFKLDLGGSFQLEELQPQKSVVTTQNDINANRSLRDGSRKEFSLNGKLEYKPVDELTVWGGGRYTYYRTKDHVPHATAQREERELRYVNVIKPGSYGNMLWFPDANGQYTDATDPRLNNGIVFSDTNNPFDGPRYNDYGGVGTLVYPSQVGEVVTGYTYSGKQSDSKGAFSPAIGINYEIAPDTFIYASYTQGLRMPSLFETSQGTLQTMPGKGLKPERSSNWEIGASTLQKGLLADNDTAAIKLAYFNNTIKNYVTRYYDPSPGLMGLMNFSNTDSFKTSGLELQSKYDAGWVFADLSSTYYLKTETCDSAFAARLRASSNPWRKLDDTPNCTAGSFMGSYTNTQNPPRVAGNLTSGLRFFDQTLTVGGRLTYTSGPTVTADKSWQTGATTPQLVYREVALVDLFLDYKWQDHTQFNVSLDNLTNRYYLDPLAQSFMPAPGRTLRMGVVTKF from the coding sequence ATGATTTCTCCCGCAAGTGTCTTGCGCACCCGCACATTGGGTCTGTTGTTACTCAGCCTGCAACCGCTGTACAGCACGGCGGTTTTCGCCCAGGCCGAGCGCCAGCCCTACAGCATCGAAGCTGGCCCGCTGGACCAGGCACTCTCGCGCTTCGGCGTGCAGGCGGGTATCAGCATGGCGGGCAGCTCGACGCTGACGGCGGGCAAGCGCAGCAACGGCCTGCACGGCGATTTCAGCACCGAAGCCGGCCTGGCAAAGTTATTGGCGGGCACGGGCTTGAGTTTTCAGCGCCAGGCCGATGGCAGCTTTGAACTGCATCCGGCGACCAGTGCCGTGGTGCTGCCGTCGCAGAAAGTCACTGGCGATGACCTTGAGAAAAAAGCGGTGTACACCGAGCCACGTTCGTTGGTGTATATCTCCAACGAAGAAGTGCGCCGCTTTGGCGTGATCTCCGCCGGCGACCTGCTCAAGGGCCAGCCGGGGGTGCAGGTGGGTGACAGCCGTAATGGCGGTGGCCTGGATGTGAATATCCGCGGGATCCAGGGGCAAAGCCGGGTCGCGGTCACGGTTGACGGTTCGCAGCAGGCGCTGGATGTCTATCGCGGCTATGCGGGCACGCAACAGCGCAGCTACATCGACCCCGACCTGATCAGCGACGTGTCCATCGACAAAGGCCCCAGCCTGACCTCCAGCGCCATCGGCGGCACGGTGGCAATCCGCACCCTGGGTGTCGATGACATCCTGCGCGACGGCAAGAACGTGGGCCTGCGCTTGAAGGGCGATCTGTGGAACAACGGCGTCGAGCCGGCCTCGCGCAACAGCCATTCGACCACCGAGGACCTGTACTCCGAACCGCACCAGAACCGTGGCGGCCTGTTCGGTTCCGACTCGGAATCGGGCAGCGCGGCGTTTGCCTATACCCATGACCTGTTTGATGTGGTGGCCGCCTACGCCCATCGCAACCAGGGCAACTACTTCTCCGGCAAGCACGGCCAGGACCGCTACCGCACCTTTGACCGCTATGGCCAGGAAAACATGACGGTGGCCACTACCTACAACGCCGGCGAAGAGGTGCTCAACTCCTCGGCAGAGACCGAGTCGATCCTGCTCAAGACCACCCTGCGCCCGGCCGATGACCACACCTTCGACTTCGGCTACATCCGTTACGATGGGCGCATAGGCGAGATCATGCCCTCGGACATCTTCCGTTTCGGCACCGGCGGTATCTACCAGTACCCGCGCGGCAGCACCAAGATCGACACCTACACCGCCCGCTATCACTACCTGCCCACGGGCAATATGCTGGTGGACCTGACGACCAGCCTGTGGATGACCGATGCCAAGACCAGCCAGTTGACCTCGGTGCTGGCGCCCAAATCCCAGGCCTATCGTTCGGACCGCAACTGGACGCGCCAGGATGACCGACGCATCGGTGGTGAACTGGCCAATACCTCGCGTTTTGATACGCACTATGGCGATTTCAAGCTGGACCTGGGCGGCTCGTTCCAGCTCGAGGAACTGCAGCCGCAAAAGAGCGTGGTCACCACACAGAACGATATCAACGCCAACCGCAGCCTGCGTGACGGTTCGCGCAAGGAATTCAGCCTCAACGGCAAGCTGGAGTACAAACCGGTGGATGAGCTGACGGTGTGGGGCGGCGGGCGCTATACCTACTACCGCACCAAGGACCATGTACCGCACGCGACCGCCCAGCGCGAGGAGCGTGAGTTGCGCTACGTGAACGTGATCAAGCCGGGCAGCTACGGCAATATGCTGTGGTTCCCCGACGCCAACGGCCAATACACCGACGCCACCGACCCGCGCCTGAATAACGGGATTGTGTTCAGCGACACCAACAACCCGTTTGATGGCCCGCGCTACAACGACTATGGGGGCGTTGGCACACTCGTCTATCCGTCGCAGGTGGGCGAAGTGGTCACCGGCTACACCTATTCGGGCAAGCAGAGCGACAGCAAGGGCGCCTTTTCGCCGGCCATCGGCATCAACTACGAGATCGCTCCGGATACTTTCATCTATGCCTCGTACACCCAGGGCCTGCGCATGCCCTCGCTGTTCGAAACCAGCCAGGGCACCCTGCAGACCATGCCTGGCAAGGGCCTGAAACCGGAGCGTTCGAGCAACTGGGAAATCGGCGCGAGCACCCTGCAAAAAGGCCTGCTGGCGGACAACGACACGGCGGCGATCAAGCTGGCGTACTTCAATAACACCATCAAGAACTACGTGACCCGCTACTACGACCCAAGCCCTGGCCTGATGGGCCTGATGAACTTCAGCAATACCGACAGCTTCAAGACCAGCGGCCTGGAACTGCAATCGAAATACGATGCCGGTTGGGTCTTTGCCGACCTGTCCTCGACCTACTACCTGAAGACCGAAACCTGTGACTCGGCCTTCGCCGCGCGCCTGCGGGCCAGTTCCAACCCTTGGCGGAAGCTTGACGACACCCCCAACTGCACCGCGGGCAGCTTCATGGGCTCGTACACCAACACCCAGAACCCACCACGGGTCGCCGGTAACCTGACCTCGGGCCTGCGCTTCTTTGACCAGACCCTGACCGTGGGCGGGCGCCTGACTTACACCTCGGGCCCGACCGTCACCGCCGACAAATCCTGGCAGACCGGCGCCACCACGCCGCAGCTGGTTTATCGCGAAGTGGCGCTGGTGGACCTGTTCCTCGACTACAAATGGCAAGACCACACCCAGTTCAACGTGTCGCTGGACAACCTGACGAACCGTTACTACCTGGACCCGCTGGCCCAGAGCTTTATGCCGGCGCCGGGGCGCACGTTGCGCATGGGCGTGGTGACCAAGTTCTGA
- a CDS encoding tellurite resistance TerB family protein has product MNTSALLEQLLRAGQASMAQQGGSAAPQGGAGGLGGLGGLLGGLLRGGGSATASGGGGLGDLLGGLGGMLGGTQASGSTRARTGGANYAALASLGMMAFQAYQAWQRQQASAPQQTLQTVDQLSGADVEAHSHAVLRALIAAAKADGRIDEKEKALISQEIGRHTDDPDLQQWLDAQVAKPLDATDFAEYANDPAVAAEVYLASVMLVDDQQDAERNYLDELAGALGIEPELQLHLEQQAKPA; this is encoded by the coding sequence ATGAACACCAGTGCTCTACTGGAACAACTGCTCCGTGCAGGCCAAGCCTCGATGGCGCAGCAAGGCGGCTCGGCGGCACCCCAGGGTGGCGCGGGAGGGCTCGGTGGCTTGGGCGGCCTGCTCGGTGGGTTGCTGCGCGGCGGCGGCTCCGCAACGGCGTCGGGCGGTGGCGGCCTCGGCGATCTGCTGGGTGGCCTGGGTGGCATGTTGGGCGGGACCCAGGCGAGCGGATCGACCCGCGCGCGCACTGGCGGTGCCAACTACGCGGCCCTGGCGTCACTGGGGATGATGGCGTTCCAGGCGTATCAGGCCTGGCAACGGCAACAGGCCTCGGCGCCGCAACAGACGCTGCAGACGGTTGACCAGTTGTCTGGCGCCGACGTCGAGGCCCATAGCCATGCGGTACTGCGTGCATTGATCGCGGCGGCCAAGGCGGATGGGCGGATTGATGAGAAAGAAAAGGCCTTGATCTCCCAGGAGATTGGGCGCCACACCGACGATCCGGACTTGCAGCAATGGCTCGACGCTCAAGTCGCCAAGCCCCTGGATGCAACCGACTTTGCCGAATATGCCAATGACCCGGCGGTGGCTGCCGAGGTCTACCTGGCCAGCGTCATGTTGGTGGATGACCAACAGGACGCCGAGCGAAACTACCTGGACGAGTTGGCAGGTGCGCTGGGCATCGAGCCGGAGCTGCAACTGCACCTTGAGCAGCAAGCCAAACCGGCCTGA
- a CDS encoding MAPEG family protein, whose amino-acid sequence MSSSLYVFALCVLVLFAKMLAISCYQGFFRLRHRAFTNPEDAGFFKRDALVHELSAVSRASRAWANDLENIPLFFALGGLCVALGTHGVATAWLFALFTVARVLHTLMYLGRRQPWRTLAYGVGLACLLGLAGLIGAALLPIR is encoded by the coding sequence ATGAGCAGCAGCCTGTATGTGTTTGCCCTGTGCGTGCTGGTGTTATTTGCCAAGATGCTGGCGATTTCCTGTTACCAGGGGTTTTTCCGCCTCAGGCACCGGGCGTTCACCAACCCCGAGGATGCCGGTTTTTTCAAGCGCGATGCCCTGGTGCACGAACTGTCCGCCGTCAGCCGGGCAAGCAGGGCCTGGGCCAATGACCTGGAGAATATTCCGCTGTTCTTCGCGCTGGGCGGGTTGTGCGTGGCGTTGGGCACCCATGGGGTGGCGACGGCCTGGCTGTTTGCCCTGTTCACCGTCGCGCGGGTGCTACATACCTTGATGTACCTGGGTCGCCGCCAACCCTGGCGCACCCTGGCCTATGGCGTTGGCCTGGCGTGCCTGCTGGGGTTGGCGGGGTTGATCGGTGCGGCGCTACTGCCTATTCGATAG
- a CDS encoding helix-turn-helix domain-containing protein: MNRPPFPRANPETDAGTQLRLLRRQAKLSQLQLALISGISQRHLSCIETGRAKASPGTLHNLLSALEVPLEQCNSLFLAAGYAPRYEATPLAAPAMDAIRDAISHVLKANNPAPAIVLGSHWEVLAANASTQVLFDLVGLAPDAARGLNLLTTLLQPGGLGDHLLNADEIRNLAWQRAAREALGNPTLATLLQSLPVPHGSTPLANQLPPLVLTRVNSRHGQLDFMSTFTTFGMPQDITVTSLRIEHLIPANPHTWQVMTAAYEHFLNR, from the coding sequence ATGAACCGCCCACCCTTCCCCCGCGCCAACCCCGAGACCGACGCCGGCACCCAACTGCGGCTGTTGCGCCGTCAGGCGAAGTTGAGCCAATTGCAGCTGGCGCTGATCAGTGGCATTTCCCAGCGCCACTTGAGCTGTATCGAAACCGGCCGCGCCAAGGCCAGCCCGGGCACCTTGCATAACCTGCTCAGCGCCCTCGAGGTGCCCCTGGAGCAGTGCAACAGCCTGTTCCTGGCCGCCGGCTACGCCCCGCGCTATGAAGCCACGCCGCTCGCAGCGCCGGCAATGGATGCCATTCGGGATGCCATCAGCCATGTACTGAAGGCCAACAATCCGGCGCCGGCGATCGTGCTGGGCAGTCACTGGGAAGTGCTCGCCGCCAATGCCAGCACCCAGGTGTTGTTCGACCTGGTGGGTTTGGCGCCAGACGCGGCACGAGGCCTGAACCTGCTGACCACCCTGCTGCAACCGGGGGGGCTGGGCGACCATCTGCTCAATGCCGACGAGATCCGCAACCTCGCCTGGCAACGGGCTGCCCGTGAAGCACTGGGTAACCCGACCCTGGCCACGCTGCTGCAAAGCCTGCCCGTGCCGCACGGCTCGACACCCCTGGCCAATCAACTGCCGCCGCTGGTGCTGACCCGCGTGAATTCACGGCATGGCCAGCTGGATTTCATGTCCACCTTCACCACGTTCGGCATGCCCCAGGACATCACCGTCACCTCATTGCGCATCGAGCACCTGATCCCGGCCAATCCCCACACTTGGCAGGTCATGACCGCAGCCTACGAACACTTCCTGAACCGCTAG